Proteins co-encoded in one Malus domestica chromosome 09, GDT2T_hap1 genomic window:
- the LOC103429387 gene encoding long chain acyl-CoA synthetase 1 isoform X1 produces the protein MVLENRKRMKIFSVAVEEGREGKDGKPSLGPVYRNLLAQNDFPPLDRQINSSWDLFSLSVQKYPGNRMLGWRKMVDGKPGPYTWKTYKEVYDEVLDVGSALRLSGVEPGSRVGIYGANCPQWIMAMEACNAHSLICVPLYDTLGPGAVNFIIDHAELDVVFVQDKKVKELLKLDSTSSKRIKAMVCFSSMTDEEKNKSVQIGIKPYSWNEFTEMGKQNPSEIVPPTTDNIAGIMYTSGTSGDPKGVVITHENVAYGVRGIDLFMEQFEDKMTGDDVYLSFLPLAHILDRVIEEYFFRNGAAVGYYHGDLNALRDDMVELKPTLLAGVPRVFEKIHEGIKKAVLELNPRRRKIFDILYKYKLAWMNRGYKNKYASPIADLLAFRKVKARLGGQLRLIISGGAPLSSEIEEFLRVTCCAFVVTGYGLTETIGPTTLGFPDEMCMVGAVGTVSVYNEMRLEEVPEMGYNPLGDHPCGEICVRGKTVFAGYYKNPELTREAIKDGWFHTGDIGEILPNGVIKVIDRKKNLIKLSQGEYVALEYLENVYGVASIIEDIWVYGNSFKSMIVAVVVPEEETAKKWAYLNGHMGSFSDLCSLDQLKDHIMAELKLIAERNKLSGFQYIKGIIIEPRPFDMERDLVTATLKKKRNHLLKYYQVQIDQLYNTLDGRKFSN, from the exons AT GGTTCTTGAAAACCGAAAAAGAATGAAGATTTTCTCCGTTGCAGTGGAGGAAGGAAGAGAAGGCAAGGATGGCAAGCCTTCACTCGGTCCAGTGTACCGTAATTTACTCGCCCAAAATGATTTTCCTCCGCTTGATCGCCAAATTAATTCATCTTGGGACCTCTTTAG TCTATCTGTCCAGAAGTATCCTGGAAATCGAATGCTTGGATGGCGTAAAATGGTTGATGGGAAG CCAGGGCCTTACACTTGGAAAACATACAAGGAGGTTTATGACGAAGTTCTGGATGTTGGTTCTGCATTGCGATTATCCGGTGTTGAACCT GGTTCCCGGGTTGGGATTTATGGTGCAAATTGTCCTCAGTGGATTATGGCAATGGAG GCTTGTAATGCTCACAGTTTGATTTGCGTGCCTCTCTACGATACCCTTG GTCCAGGAGCTGTAAACTTTATTATAGATCACGCAGAGCTTGACGTTGTTTTTGTCCAAGATAAGAAAGTGAAAGAA CTACTGAAACTTGATTCTACATCTTCTAAACGAATAAAAG CTATGGTCTGCTTCAGTTCAATGACGGATGAAGAGAAGAACAAATCAGTGCAGATTGGGATAAAACCGTACTCATGGAATGAGTTCACGGAGATG GGTAAACAAAATCCGTCGGAGATTGTTCCACCAACGACAGATAATATTGCTGGCATTATGTACACAAGCGGCACCAGCGGAGATCCTAAAGGAGTTGTGATAACACATGAAAATGTTGCATATGGAGTGAGAGGGATTGATCTCTTTATGGAACAATTTGAAGACAAG ATGACAGGGGATGATGTCTATCTATCTTTCCTTCCCTTGGCTCATATCCTCGACCGCGTGATTGAGGAGTATTTTTTCCGCAATGGTGCTGCTGTTGGCTATTATCATGGG GATCTTAATGCACTGAGGGATGACATGGTGGAGTTAAAGCCAACGCTTCTTGCTGGGGTACCTCGAGTTTTTGAAAAAATACATGAAG GTATAAAGAAAGCAGTGCTAGAGCTTAATCCAAGaagaaggaagatttttgacATTCTCTACAAATA CAAACTTGCTTGGATGAATAGGGGGTATAAAAACAAATACGCATCGCCCATAGCGGATCTGCTGGCCTTCAGAAAg GTCAAAGCTAGGTTGGGTGGTCAACTTCGACTTATAATATCTGGAGGTGCACCCTTGAGCTCTGAGATCGAAGAATTCTTGCGAGTTACCTGCTGCGCATTCGTAGTCACAGGCTATG GGTTGACAGAAACTATCGGACCGACAACTCTCGGCTTTCCTGACGAAATGTGCATGGTTGGTGCTGTTGGCACCGTATCTGTATACAATGAGATGCGCCTGGAGGAGGTTCCGGAAATGGGCTACAATCCACTTGGGGATCATCCGTGTGGTGAGATATGTGTGAGAGGGAAGACTGTTTTTGCTGGCTACTACAAAAATCCTGAATTAACAAGAGAGGCCATCAAAGATGGCTGGTTCCACACag GTGACATAGGGGAAATACTTCCGAACGGAGTCATCAAGGTTATCGATAGGAAGAAGAATCTTATCAAACTCTCACAAGGAGAGTATGTTGCACTTGAGTACTTGGAAAATGTTTATGGCGTTGCTTCTATTATTGAAGAT ATTTGGGTCTACGGAAACAGCTTCAAGTCGATGATTGTTGCAGTGGTGGTACCGGAAGAAGAGACCGCCAAGAAGTGGgcttatttgaacggtcacatGGGTTCCTTTTCGGATCTTTGTTCTCTTGATCAGCTAAAAGATCACATTATGGCTGAGCTTAAGTTAATAGCTGAGAGGAACAAG CTGAGTGGCTTTCAATACATCAAGGGAATCATCATAGAACCTCGGCCCTTCGACATGGAAAGAGACTTGGTGACTGCAACattgaagaagaaacgaaatCACTTGCTCAAGTATTACCAG GTTCAAATTGATCAACTCTACAATACCCTGGATGGACGAAAATTTAGTAATTAA
- the LOC103444285 gene encoding probable pre-mRNA-splicing factor ATP-dependent RNA helicase DEAH2 isoform X2 encodes MGTERKRKVSLFDVVDETSISLAKMSKSNGGGGAAANQNAVSSMINRWTGKPYSQRYYEILEKRKTLPVWYQKEEFLQALKASQSLILVGETGSGKTTQIPQFVLEAVDSESSDKRKKMMVACTQPRRVAAMSVSRRVAEEMDVTIGEEVGYSIRFEDCSSSRTVLKYLTDGMLLREAMTDPLLERYSVIILDEAHERTLATDVLFGLLKEVLRNRPDLKVVVMSATLEAEKFQGYFSGAPLMKVPGRLHPVEIFYTEEPERDYLEAAIRTVVQIHMYETPGDILVFLTGEEEIEDACRKINKENGNLGDQVGPVKVVPLYSTLPPAMQQKIFDPAPPPVKEGGIPGRKIVVSTNIAETSLTIDGIVYVIDPGFAKQIVYNPRVRVESLLVSPISKASAHQRSGRAGRTQPGKCFRLYTEKSFQNDLQPQTYPEILRSNLANTVLTLKKLGIDDLVHFDFMDPPAPETLMRALEVLNYLGALDDDGNLTKLGEIMSEFPLDPQMSKMLVVSPEFSCSNEILSISAMLSDEDPSWCYENFVNQRALKSADNVRQQLVRIMGRFNLKLCSTEFNSRDYYINIRKAMLAGYFMQVAHLEHTGHYLTVKDNQVVHLHPSNCLDHKPEWVIYNEYVLTSRNFIRTVMDIRGEWLIDIAPHYYDLANFPQCEAKRVLEKLYRKREDKDENKNRR; translated from the exons ATGGGTacggagaggaagaggaaggtgAGCTTGTTCGACGTGGTGGACGAGACCTCCATCTCATTGGCGAAGATGAGCAAATCGAACGGCGGCGGTGGAGCTGCTGCCAACCAAAACGCTGTGAGCAGTATGATCAATCGGTGGACGGGAAAGCCGTACTCGCAGAGGTACTATGAGATTCTTGAGAAGAGGAAGACGTTGCCGGTTTGGTACCAGAAAGAGGAGTTCTTGCAGGCTCTCAAAGCCAGCCAGTCTCTCATTTTGGTCGGTGAGACTGGTAGTGGTAAAACCACGCAG ATTCCCCAATTTGTTTTGGAAGCTGTCGATTCAGAATCTTCAGATAAACGCAAAAAGATGATGGTTGCATGTACCCAACCCCGTAGAGTGGCTGCAATGTCAGTATCCCGTCGTGTTGCTGAAGAGATGGATGTAACCATTGGAGAAGAGGTCGGTTATAGCATCCGTTTTGAAGACTGCAGCAGTTCCAGAACTGTGTTGAA GTATCTAACTGATGGAATGCTTTTAAGAGAAGCAATGACTGATCCACTATTAGAAAGATACAGCGTGATAATTCTTGATGAAGCTCACGAAAGAACTTTAGCAACAGATGTTCTATTTGGGCTGTTGAAGGAAGTGTTGAGAAACAGACCTGACTTGAAGGTGGTGGTGATGAGTGCTACACTTGAAGCTGAAAAGTTTCAGGGCTATTTCAGCGGTGCACCACTCATGAAAGTTCCTGGAAGGCTTCATCCAGTGGAAATTTTTTACACTGAGGAACCTGAAAGGGATTATCTGGAAGCAGCGATTCGAACGGTTGTGCAGATTCATATGTATGAGACCCCAGGAGATATACTTGTTTTTCTAACGGGAGAGGAGGAGATAGAAGATGCATGCCGCAAAATTAACAAGGAAAATGGAAATCTGGGTGACCAGGTTGGTCCTGTGAAAGTGGTGCCTCTGTATTCAACTCTACCTCCAGCTATGCAGCAGAAAATATTTGATCCTGCTCCTCCTCCTGTaaaagaaggtggaattcctgGAAGGAAGATTGTGGTGTCCACAAACATTGCAGAAACTTCTCTGACTATTGATGGAATTGTTTATGTTATTGATCCTGGATTTGCTAAACAAATAGTCTATAACCCAAGAGTGCGTGTTGAATCATTGTTGGTATCTCCAATTTCCAAGGCAAGTGCACATCAGAGGTCAGGTCGTGCTGGAAGAACTCAACCAGGAAAATGTTTCAGACTTTATACTGAGAAAAGTTTCCAGAATGATCTTCAACCACAAACTTATCCTGAAATATTGAGATCCAACCTTGCAAATACAGTTCTTACTTTGAAGAAATTAGGAATAGATGATCTGGTTCATTTTGATTTTATGGATCCCCCTGCTCCCGAGACACTGATGAGAGCACTAGAGGTCTTGAATTATTTGGGAGCATTGGATGATGATGGTAACTTGACCAAGCTGGGGGAGATTATGAGTGAGTTCCCATTGGATCCTCAGATGTCAAAGATGCTTGTAGTCAGCCCTGAGTTCAGCTGCTCAAATGAAATTTTGTCAATATCTGCCATGCTTTCAG ATGAGGATCCGTCGTGGTGCTATGAGAACTTTGTCAATCAGAGGGCATTGAAGTCCGCAGACAATGTCAGGCAGCAGCTAGTGCGCATTATGGGCCGATTTAACCTCAAGCTGTGCAGTACTGAATTCAATAGTCGTGACTACTACATCAACATAAGAAAGGCCATGCTAGCTGGATATTTCATGCAGGTGGCTCACCTGGAACACACTGGCCACTATCTGACAGTGAAAGATAACCAA GTGGTGCATTTGCATCCGTCGAATTGCTTGGATCACAAGCCAGAATGGGTGATTTACAATGAGTATGTTTTGACAAGCAGGAATTTTATCCGTACAGTGATGGATATTCGTGGGGAGtg GCTAATCGATATAGCACCCCACTACTATGATTTGGCGAATTTTCCTCAGTGTGAGGCCAAGCGTGTTCTTGAGAAGCTATACAGGAAGCGGGAGGacaaggatgagaacaaaaacAGAAGATGA
- the LOC103444285 gene encoding probable pre-mRNA-splicing factor ATP-dependent RNA helicase DEAH2 isoform X1, which translates to MGTERKRKVSLFDVVDETSISLAKMSKSNGGGGAAANQNAVSSMINRWTGKPYSQRYYEILEKRKTLPVWYQKEEFLQALKASQSLILVGETGSGKTTQIPQFVLEAVDSESSDKRKKMMVACTQPRRVAAMSVSRRVAEEMDVTIGEEVGYSIRFEDCSSSRTVLKYLTDGMLLREAMTDPLLERYSVIILDEAHERTLATDVLFGLLKEVLRNRPDLKVVVMSATLEAEKFQGYFSGAPLMKVPGRLHPVEIFYTEEPERDYLEAAIRTVVQIHMYETPGDILVFLTGEEEIEDACRKINKENGNLGDQVGPVKVVPLYSTLPPAMQQKIFDPAPPPVKEGGIPGRKIVVSTNIAETSLTIDGIVYVIDPGFAKQIVYNPRVRVESLLVSPISKASAHQRSGRAGRTQPGKCFRLYTEKSFQNDLQPQTYPEILRSNLANTVLTLKKLGIDDLVHFDFMDPPAPETLMRALEVLNYLGALDDDGNLTKLGEIMSEFPLDPQMSKMLVVSPEFSCSNEILSISAMLSVPNCFVRPREAQKAADEAKARFGHIDGDHLTLLNVYHAYKQNNEDPSWCYENFVNQRALKSADNVRQQLVRIMGRFNLKLCSTEFNSRDYYINIRKAMLAGYFMQVAHLEHTGHYLTVKDNQVVHLHPSNCLDHKPEWVIYNEYVLTSRNFIRTVMDIRGEWLIDIAPHYYDLANFPQCEAKRVLEKLYRKREDKDENKNRR; encoded by the exons ATGGGTacggagaggaagaggaaggtgAGCTTGTTCGACGTGGTGGACGAGACCTCCATCTCATTGGCGAAGATGAGCAAATCGAACGGCGGCGGTGGAGCTGCTGCCAACCAAAACGCTGTGAGCAGTATGATCAATCGGTGGACGGGAAAGCCGTACTCGCAGAGGTACTATGAGATTCTTGAGAAGAGGAAGACGTTGCCGGTTTGGTACCAGAAAGAGGAGTTCTTGCAGGCTCTCAAAGCCAGCCAGTCTCTCATTTTGGTCGGTGAGACTGGTAGTGGTAAAACCACGCAG ATTCCCCAATTTGTTTTGGAAGCTGTCGATTCAGAATCTTCAGATAAACGCAAAAAGATGATGGTTGCATGTACCCAACCCCGTAGAGTGGCTGCAATGTCAGTATCCCGTCGTGTTGCTGAAGAGATGGATGTAACCATTGGAGAAGAGGTCGGTTATAGCATCCGTTTTGAAGACTGCAGCAGTTCCAGAACTGTGTTGAA GTATCTAACTGATGGAATGCTTTTAAGAGAAGCAATGACTGATCCACTATTAGAAAGATACAGCGTGATAATTCTTGATGAAGCTCACGAAAGAACTTTAGCAACAGATGTTCTATTTGGGCTGTTGAAGGAAGTGTTGAGAAACAGACCTGACTTGAAGGTGGTGGTGATGAGTGCTACACTTGAAGCTGAAAAGTTTCAGGGCTATTTCAGCGGTGCACCACTCATGAAAGTTCCTGGAAGGCTTCATCCAGTGGAAATTTTTTACACTGAGGAACCTGAAAGGGATTATCTGGAAGCAGCGATTCGAACGGTTGTGCAGATTCATATGTATGAGACCCCAGGAGATATACTTGTTTTTCTAACGGGAGAGGAGGAGATAGAAGATGCATGCCGCAAAATTAACAAGGAAAATGGAAATCTGGGTGACCAGGTTGGTCCTGTGAAAGTGGTGCCTCTGTATTCAACTCTACCTCCAGCTATGCAGCAGAAAATATTTGATCCTGCTCCTCCTCCTGTaaaagaaggtggaattcctgGAAGGAAGATTGTGGTGTCCACAAACATTGCAGAAACTTCTCTGACTATTGATGGAATTGTTTATGTTATTGATCCTGGATTTGCTAAACAAATAGTCTATAACCCAAGAGTGCGTGTTGAATCATTGTTGGTATCTCCAATTTCCAAGGCAAGTGCACATCAGAGGTCAGGTCGTGCTGGAAGAACTCAACCAGGAAAATGTTTCAGACTTTATACTGAGAAAAGTTTCCAGAATGATCTTCAACCACAAACTTATCCTGAAATATTGAGATCCAACCTTGCAAATACAGTTCTTACTTTGAAGAAATTAGGAATAGATGATCTGGTTCATTTTGATTTTATGGATCCCCCTGCTCCCGAGACACTGATGAGAGCACTAGAGGTCTTGAATTATTTGGGAGCATTGGATGATGATGGTAACTTGACCAAGCTGGGGGAGATTATGAGTGAGTTCCCATTGGATCCTCAGATGTCAAAGATGCTTGTAGTCAGCCCTGAGTTCAGCTGCTCAAATGAAATTTTGTCAATATCTGCCATGCTTTCAG TACCCAATTGCTTTGTCCGGCCTAGGGAGGCTCAAAAAGCTGCTGATGAAGCAAAAGCTAGGTTCGGGCACATTGATGGAGATCATCTCACGCTTCTGAACGTGTATCATGCATACAAGCAAAATA ATGAGGATCCGTCGTGGTGCTATGAGAACTTTGTCAATCAGAGGGCATTGAAGTCCGCAGACAATGTCAGGCAGCAGCTAGTGCGCATTATGGGCCGATTTAACCTCAAGCTGTGCAGTACTGAATTCAATAGTCGTGACTACTACATCAACATAAGAAAGGCCATGCTAGCTGGATATTTCATGCAGGTGGCTCACCTGGAACACACTGGCCACTATCTGACAGTGAAAGATAACCAA GTGGTGCATTTGCATCCGTCGAATTGCTTGGATCACAAGCCAGAATGGGTGATTTACAATGAGTATGTTTTGACAAGCAGGAATTTTATCCGTACAGTGATGGATATTCGTGGGGAGtg GCTAATCGATATAGCACCCCACTACTATGATTTGGCGAATTTTCCTCAGTGTGAGGCCAAGCGTGTTCTTGAGAAGCTATACAGGAAGCGGGAGGacaaggatgagaacaaaaacAGAAGATGA
- the LOC103429387 gene encoding long chain acyl-CoA synthetase 1 isoform X2 codes for MKIFSVAVEEGREGKDGKPSLGPVYRNLLAQNDFPPLDRQINSSWDLFSLSVQKYPGNRMLGWRKMVDGKPGPYTWKTYKEVYDEVLDVGSALRLSGVEPGSRVGIYGANCPQWIMAMEACNAHSLICVPLYDTLGPGAVNFIIDHAELDVVFVQDKKVKELLKLDSTSSKRIKAMVCFSSMTDEEKNKSVQIGIKPYSWNEFTEMGKQNPSEIVPPTTDNIAGIMYTSGTSGDPKGVVITHENVAYGVRGIDLFMEQFEDKMTGDDVYLSFLPLAHILDRVIEEYFFRNGAAVGYYHGDLNALRDDMVELKPTLLAGVPRVFEKIHEGIKKAVLELNPRRRKIFDILYKYKLAWMNRGYKNKYASPIADLLAFRKVKARLGGQLRLIISGGAPLSSEIEEFLRVTCCAFVVTGYGLTETIGPTTLGFPDEMCMVGAVGTVSVYNEMRLEEVPEMGYNPLGDHPCGEICVRGKTVFAGYYKNPELTREAIKDGWFHTGDIGEILPNGVIKVIDRKKNLIKLSQGEYVALEYLENVYGVASIIEDIWVYGNSFKSMIVAVVVPEEETAKKWAYLNGHMGSFSDLCSLDQLKDHIMAELKLIAERNKLSGFQYIKGIIIEPRPFDMERDLVTATLKKKRNHLLKYYQVQIDQLYNTLDGRKFSN; via the exons ATGAAGATTTTCTCCGTTGCAGTGGAGGAAGGAAGAGAAGGCAAGGATGGCAAGCCTTCACTCGGTCCAGTGTACCGTAATTTACTCGCCCAAAATGATTTTCCTCCGCTTGATCGCCAAATTAATTCATCTTGGGACCTCTTTAG TCTATCTGTCCAGAAGTATCCTGGAAATCGAATGCTTGGATGGCGTAAAATGGTTGATGGGAAG CCAGGGCCTTACACTTGGAAAACATACAAGGAGGTTTATGACGAAGTTCTGGATGTTGGTTCTGCATTGCGATTATCCGGTGTTGAACCT GGTTCCCGGGTTGGGATTTATGGTGCAAATTGTCCTCAGTGGATTATGGCAATGGAG GCTTGTAATGCTCACAGTTTGATTTGCGTGCCTCTCTACGATACCCTTG GTCCAGGAGCTGTAAACTTTATTATAGATCACGCAGAGCTTGACGTTGTTTTTGTCCAAGATAAGAAAGTGAAAGAA CTACTGAAACTTGATTCTACATCTTCTAAACGAATAAAAG CTATGGTCTGCTTCAGTTCAATGACGGATGAAGAGAAGAACAAATCAGTGCAGATTGGGATAAAACCGTACTCATGGAATGAGTTCACGGAGATG GGTAAACAAAATCCGTCGGAGATTGTTCCACCAACGACAGATAATATTGCTGGCATTATGTACACAAGCGGCACCAGCGGAGATCCTAAAGGAGTTGTGATAACACATGAAAATGTTGCATATGGAGTGAGAGGGATTGATCTCTTTATGGAACAATTTGAAGACAAG ATGACAGGGGATGATGTCTATCTATCTTTCCTTCCCTTGGCTCATATCCTCGACCGCGTGATTGAGGAGTATTTTTTCCGCAATGGTGCTGCTGTTGGCTATTATCATGGG GATCTTAATGCACTGAGGGATGACATGGTGGAGTTAAAGCCAACGCTTCTTGCTGGGGTACCTCGAGTTTTTGAAAAAATACATGAAG GTATAAAGAAAGCAGTGCTAGAGCTTAATCCAAGaagaaggaagatttttgacATTCTCTACAAATA CAAACTTGCTTGGATGAATAGGGGGTATAAAAACAAATACGCATCGCCCATAGCGGATCTGCTGGCCTTCAGAAAg GTCAAAGCTAGGTTGGGTGGTCAACTTCGACTTATAATATCTGGAGGTGCACCCTTGAGCTCTGAGATCGAAGAATTCTTGCGAGTTACCTGCTGCGCATTCGTAGTCACAGGCTATG GGTTGACAGAAACTATCGGACCGACAACTCTCGGCTTTCCTGACGAAATGTGCATGGTTGGTGCTGTTGGCACCGTATCTGTATACAATGAGATGCGCCTGGAGGAGGTTCCGGAAATGGGCTACAATCCACTTGGGGATCATCCGTGTGGTGAGATATGTGTGAGAGGGAAGACTGTTTTTGCTGGCTACTACAAAAATCCTGAATTAACAAGAGAGGCCATCAAAGATGGCTGGTTCCACACag GTGACATAGGGGAAATACTTCCGAACGGAGTCATCAAGGTTATCGATAGGAAGAAGAATCTTATCAAACTCTCACAAGGAGAGTATGTTGCACTTGAGTACTTGGAAAATGTTTATGGCGTTGCTTCTATTATTGAAGAT ATTTGGGTCTACGGAAACAGCTTCAAGTCGATGATTGTTGCAGTGGTGGTACCGGAAGAAGAGACCGCCAAGAAGTGGgcttatttgaacggtcacatGGGTTCCTTTTCGGATCTTTGTTCTCTTGATCAGCTAAAAGATCACATTATGGCTGAGCTTAAGTTAATAGCTGAGAGGAACAAG CTGAGTGGCTTTCAATACATCAAGGGAATCATCATAGAACCTCGGCCCTTCGACATGGAAAGAGACTTGGTGACTGCAACattgaagaagaaacgaaatCACTTGCTCAAGTATTACCAG GTTCAAATTGATCAACTCTACAATACCCTGGATGGACGAAAATTTAGTAATTAA
- the LOC139187925 gene encoding uncharacterized protein, with translation MAVRSLIKRLLVYGKGRRQEEKLLDKEEQEWQGKVSTSQQENEEESCTEELDKAIQMAECVYDIDEPDGLPENPELVEFLCAEPDKPPPEVQDPLEVIDLGTEEDPRPIQISGLLRIEDRAKIISLLQEFKDCFAWHYIEMPGLDPALVEHRMPIKEGYKPVKQAPRRMNINSATPKDEYPMPMADLSIDAVAKHKVLSFMDGNAGYNQIKMAPEDIHKTAFRCPGHVGAYEYLVMPFGLKNAGATYQRAMNAIFHDLIGQSMEVYIDDIVVKSKTEEQHLVDLKQALMRMRIHKLKMNPKKCAFGVRAGNFLGFLVHQRGVEVDKNKSRAILESLPPTNKVQLQRLLGKINFLRRFIANLAGKIQPLTPLLRLKDRENFEWGPTHQQAFDSIKAYLTSPPVLVPPQRGKPLKLYISASERSIGSLLAQNNEGGKEQAVYYLSRILTEVETKYSPVEKLCLALYFTASKLRHYMLPCHVHIIAKTDMIKYMLSRPMLAGRIGKWILALSEFSFQYIPQRAVKGQAIADFLTEHQESQSEEINIPESLEVANVWIPPRSDVSGKEDWIQQEIRRVASLWITPWKLYFDRSYTQKAAGAGIVIINPQGVYHYYSFLLDYQENTNNRAEYEALIIGLEILMDLGATEVEIFGDSELVINQLNGEFKCRHITIAGYYMAATQLLSLWESEISVNHIPRGSNLAANEMAQLASGVPMQERKYGVDVEIQTRNLPSILDRRFSLDVMVLETEVEDWRTPITQYLKDPSSPTSKKNRQQATKYVLWTKNLLRKTPDGLLLKCLGLEESMRVMAEVHEGICGAHQAGTKMRWLLRRYGYFWPDMEKDCKSYARGCEECQRHGPLQHVPSVPLNPVVKP, from the exons atggcagtcagatccctgattaaaagaTTGTTGGTGTATGGAAAGGGAAGAAGACAGGAAGAAAAGCTCTTGGATAAAGAAGAGCAGGAGTGGCAGGGGAAAGTTTCTACCAGCCAGCAGGAAAATGAGGAAGAATCTTGCACAGAGGAGTTAGATAaggccattcaaatggccgaaTGCGTCTACGATATAGACGAGCCAGACGGTCTGCCCGAGAACCCGGAGTTAGTTGAATTTTTATGTGCAGAGCCTGATAAGCCACCTCCAGAAGTCCAGGATCCAttggaagttattgatctaGGCACAGAAGAGGATCCGAGACCAATTCAAATCAGCGGTTTATTAAGGATTGAGGATCGGGCCAAGATTATCTCtcttttgcaagaattcaaagattgttttgcttggcattacatCGAGATGCCAGGATTAGACCCAGccttggtggaacatagaatgcccatcaaggaaggatataaacctgtcaagcaggcaccacgaaggat GAATATTAATAGCGCCACACCAAAGGATgaatatcccatgcccatggctgaCTTATCCATAGATGCTGTAGCAAAGCATAAAGTTTTATcgtttatggatggaaatgccggTTACAATCAAATAAAGATGGCGCCAGAGGATATTCATAAGACAGCTTTTAGATGTCCTggtcatgtgggggcatatgaatatctggtcatgccattcgggctcaaaAATGCAGGTGCCACGTAtcaaagggcaatgaatgccatttttcatgatttaattggccaAAGCATGGAGGTGTATATCGATGACATTGTGGTGAAATCTAAGACAGAAGAGCAGCATCTCGTGGACCTCAAGCAAGCATTGATGAGGATGCGGATCCACaagttgaagatgaatccaaagaaatgCGCTTTTGGAGTAAGAGCGGGCAATTTTTTGGGATTCTTGGTGCATCAGAGAGGTGTGGAGGTGGACAAAAATAAGTCTCGGGCAATATTAGAGTCACTTCCACCTACCAACAAAGTACAGCTTCAGAGATTGCTAGGTAAAATCAACTTCTTaaggagattcattgccaatttgGCGGGCAAAATCCAGCCACTAACTCCGCTACTGAGATTGAAGGATAGGGAGAATTTTGAGTGGGGGCCAACCCACCAGCAGGCATTTGATAGCATCAAGGCTTACTTAACTTCCCCACCAGTGCTGgtgccacctcaaaggggaaagcCATTGAAACTATATATTTCTGCATCGGAAAGATCAATTGGGAGTCTACTAGCCCAGAATAATGAAGGAGGAAAAGAGCAGGCTGTGTATTACCTCAGCagaattctgaccgaggtagaaacaaAATATTCTCCGGTGGAAAAACTGTGTTTGGCTCTATATTTTACTGCCAGCaagctaaggcattacatgCTACCTTGTCATGTGCACATTATCGCCAAAACAGATATGATAAAGTATATGTTGTCAAGACCTATGCTAGCAGGgaggattgggaagtggattctagcattatcagaattCAGTTTTCAGTACATACCCCAGAGGGCAGTCAAAGGCCAGGCAATTGCTGACTTCCTGACCGAACATCAGGAGTCTCAAAGCGAGGAAATCAATATCCCGGAAAGTTTAGAAGTTGCTAATGTATGGAtcccaccaagaagtgatgtttCGGGCAAAGAAGATTGGATCCAGCAAGAGATAAGGAGAGTAGCAAGTCTTTGGATTACACCTTGGAAGCTATATTTCGATAGATCCTACACTCAGAAGGCAGCAGGAGCTGGAATTGTGATTATAAACCCTCAAGGGGTTTATCATTACTATTCCTTCCTACTTGATTATCAAGAAAATACCAATAATCGGGCGGAGTATGAGGCATTGATTATCGGCCTGGAAATCCTGATGGACTTGGGGGCAACTGAAGTAGAGATCTTTGGTGATTCAGAGTTAGTGATAAATCAACTAAATGGCGAGTTCAAATGCAGACATATCACTATAGCAGGGTACTATATGGCAGCAACACAGCTGCTGAGTTTGTGGGAGTCTGAGATATCAGTCAATCACATTCCTAGGGGATCTAACTTGGCAGCCAATGAAATGGCGCAACTAGCTTCAGGAGTGCCAATGCAAGAAAGGAAGTATGGTGTTGATGTTGAGATCCAAACAAGAAACCTTCCCTCTATCTTAGATCGGAGGTTCAGTCTGGATGTAATGGTTCTAGAGACCGAGGTGGAAGATTGGAGGACACCTATTACTCAGTATCTGAAAGATCCTTCTTCACCCACAAGTAAGAAGAACAGgcagcaagcaaccaagtatgtctTGTGGACAAAAAATCTGTTGAGAAAGACCCCAGATGGGTTGCTATTAAAATGCTTAGGCCTAGAGGAATCCATGAGagtaatggccgaagtacatgaggGAATATGTGGAGCACATCAAGCGGGAACAAAGATGAGATGGCTACTCAGAAGgtatggttatttctggcccgacatggaaaaagattgtaAGTCCTATGCCCGcggatgtgaagaatgtcagAGACATGGACCTCTCCAGCACGTACCATCAGTACCTCTCAATCCAGTGGTTAAGCCTTAG